DNA from Bradyrhizobium japonicum USDA 6:
TGTAGCCCGGATAGAGCGAAGCGCAATCCGGGACGGTCTCACCGCGCGGGCAGCCCCCGGATTTTGCTCATCCGGGCTACGACGCCACGTCTTACTGCCCGTGATCCGTCAACACCTTGTCGCAGGCTTTGCTGAGGCGGGTGCGGTTCTGCTTGAGACAAGCGAGCACGACGCCATCGCCATTGTTCATCACTGCACGGCAGAAGCGCGTCACATCGCGCGCGCAGGCATCGTGGCCGGGCTGCTGTTGCGCTGAGGCGCTCGATGCGCACAGAATCAAAGAAACAATGAAAAGAAATCTGGTCATCGCGTAATGCCTCTCGCCTCAAAGATGTGCGGGCGAAGCTAGTGCGACGATCCCGGGGCCGCAACGGCTTTATTGCCGGGCGGGACTGGCGCGCGTGGCCCCGGCTTGACGCCGGGAGCACATCGCGAGGGGAGCCAACAACGATCGCCGTTGCGCGTTTTCCTACTGCTTGTCCTGCGCGTCTGCGACCTTGCGTGAGGCGCCCTTTGCGAGGTCCTTGTCCATCACCGCGCGGCAGCCGGCGCTCAGGTCGGAACGATGCTTCATCATGCACGCCGTGATCTTCGGGATGTTGGGAATTTCCGAGGAGCACAGGCGGAAGGCATCGCCGGTGCACTGCTGCTGCGCCTCGGCCGAGAAGGCGAAGCTCGACGTCGTCGCGACGATCGAGACGATGGCGGCAAAGCCCAGAGCCAGGCTGGTGTCGCGGATCCTACTCGTCAGCGATTTGGCAGAGAAAGACTTCGCAGAAGAAGACTTGGTCATTTGAAGCTCCCATGGGCGCCGCTGGAAGCGAGGCCCGTTGTTGATGGGAACTACGATGCTCCGGCAAAACAGTTTCCACCGTGATGACGGTCACGGGTGGCCCGCCCTCTGTGACTTCCGTCACTTTGGCGCACCTCGCTGAAAATCCGGCGCAAACGCCGTTGTGTTGGTGTCACGTTAACTGTTCCTTCGCATTAATGGCTCGTCGCGCGGGAGATTCCGCCGGGTTGGTTGCGTAATTGGAAAGAATAGCGATGCGTAATGCGTTGGGCCTGATGCTGGCCAGTGTAGTTGCGGCGGTCGTGATCGCCGCCGGCGGTTGGTTTTATTATTCCGCGCGCGCCGATCAGGGCGCCCCCAAAACAACGGCCGCCCGTGCCGCCGATCAATTGCCGGCACAGGCGAAGCTCGCCGCCAGGGATGACGTCGAGACCACCGCGGCGATCGCGGCCAGGCCGACGGCAGTTGCCCAGGCAGCGGCGCCTGCGCCCGCTCCGGCCATGCCCGTGCAGCCGAAACAGGCCTGCGCCAATCCGAACGCGCTGGGCGTTGCCCGCGTGGTCGAGATCGACACCACCGGCGGACCCGGCTTCGGCTTCGACCATTTCAAGCAGTTCGACTTCCTCACCGACAAGGAGGTCGTGCTGACCTTCGACGACGGTCCCTGGCCGGTGAACACGCCCGCGGTGCTGAAGGCGCTCGCGGATGAATGCACCAAGGGTCTGTTCTTCTCGGTCGGCAAGCACGCGACCTATCATCCGGAAATCCTGCGCCAGGTGCTGGCCCAGGGCCACACGGTCGGCACGCACACCTGGTCGCATGTCAACCTGAACGGCAAGAAGATGACGGAGCAGCAGGCCAAGGACGAGGTCGAAAAGGGTATCAGTGCGGTGAAATTCGCGCTCGGTACCAACCCCGCGCCGTTCTTCCGCTTCCCTCAGCTTCAGCACAATCCGGCGATCGTGAGCTATTTCGGCACCCGCAACGTCGCGATGTTCTCGACCGATATCGACTCCTTCGACTTCCGGAAGGGCGCGACGCCGGAGAAGATCATCGAGACGGTGATGACGCGGCTCGACAAGCTCGGCAAGGGCATCATCCTGATGCACGACTTCCAGAAGCACACCGGCGAAGCGATGCCGGCGCTGCTCGCGCGGCTCAAGGCCGGCGGATACAAGGTCGTGCAGATGAAAGCGAAGACGACGCTTCAGACGCTGCCGGAATATGACGAGGCGCTGATGAAGGACATGAAGGTGCCGACCGCGGGCACGAACACGCGTCCGATCTCCAGCGTGGTGCAGACGGTGTCGCAGTAAGCCCGAACCGCTTCCTCAATACGCGCATGGCCGGGCTCTTGCCCGGCCATTTGCTTTTGGAGCGAGCGGCGGCTTACCAGTAGATGCCGTGGCGATGCAGCTCGCTGATGATACGGCCTTCGGTCCAGCCGCGCTTGTGCTTCGGCTTGCCCGCCTTTGCGGTCTTCGTGGCGGGCTTGCTCGTCGCCGCCGGCGCTGAGGCCGTCGTTGTCGCGGTCACGGCAGGAGCCGTCGCCACGGCGGGAGCAGGGGCCGAGACTGCCGGCGGACGATCGACGTATTTCGGGGCTTCCGTGGCCGGCGCGACTTCGCTGATTTGCGTCGTCGGCGCGGTGGTCGTGGTGGCTTGCGGAGCGGCCGTTGCCGTGGCCAGCGACAGGCTGCGGTCGCCGGCATGGGCAGATGCGGAAGCCAGGACCATGGCGGCAACCAGAATGATCTTGCGCATGTGAAATCTCCCCGTGTTTTCCGTGACCGGGAGACTAGGGGAGTCACGGCGGGGATTATGTGACTGGCGTCACTCGAGCCGCCGCGCGAACTCGATCACGCCCGCGGTCGGCATGCTGGATGACAAAGTCAAAACGTTGAGTTTGAGCGCTGGTGCCGCAAGAGGGATTCGAACCCCCGACCCC
Protein-coding regions in this window:
- a CDS encoding polysaccharide deacetylase family protein, translated to MRNALGLMLASVVAAVVIAAGGWFYYSARADQGAPKTTAARAADQLPAQAKLAARDDVETTAAIAARPTAVAQAAAPAPAPAMPVQPKQACANPNALGVARVVEIDTTGGPGFGFDHFKQFDFLTDKEVVLTFDDGPWPVNTPAVLKALADECTKGLFFSVGKHATYHPEILRQVLAQGHTVGTHTWSHVNLNGKKMTEQQAKDEVEKGISAVKFALGTNPAPFFRFPQLQHNPAIVSYFGTRNVAMFSTDIDSFDFRKGATPEKIIETVMTRLDKLGKGIILMHDFQKHTGEAMPALLARLKAGGYKVVQMKAKTTLQTLPEYDEALMKDMKVPTAGTNTRPISSVVQTVSQ